From the genome of Methylocystis echinoides:
CATTCCGATGAGCCAGGGCGAATTCGTCCGCCTCTCGGATTTCGGCCTTTCCGCCCAGCAGATCGCCGCCAAGCGGCCGGCCTCGGTCGACCGACTGATCCTCTCCGGCAATACGCCGGCGAACCGCGCGCGCCTCGCCGAGCTGATCGACCATCACGCGGCCGCCGAGACCATCGGCGCGTCCGGCCTCGACGAGACACTCGAGGCGATTCGCAGCGAGATGCGCAAATTCGCCGCCGACCATGTCGTGCCGTATGCGCAGGAGTGGCACGCCAGGAACGCCTATATTCCGCTCGACGTCATCTCCGGCCTCGCCGAACTGGGCGTCTTCGGCCTAACCATTCCGGAGGAATACGGCGGCTCGGGCATGGGCAAGATCGCCATGTGCGTCGTCTCCGAGGAACTGTCGCGCGCCTATATCGGCGTCGGCTCGCTCGGCACCCGCTCCGAAATCGCCGGGGAGCTCATCCTCGTCGGCGGCACCGAGGCGCAGAAGAACAAATATCTGCCCAAGATCGCCAGCGGCGAAATTCTCCCCACGGCGGTCTTCACCGAGCCGAACAACGGCTCCGATCTCGCCGGCCTGCGCACCCGCGCGGTGCGCGAAGGCGACGTCTACAAGGTCACCGGCAACAAGACCTGGATCACCCATCCGGTCCGCGCCGACGTCATGACGCTGCTGACGCGCACCAATCCGAACGAGAAGGGCTACAAGGGCCTGTCCATGTTCATCGCGGAGAAGCCGCGCGGCACGGATGAGAATCCCTTCCCGGCCAAGGGCATGACCGGTGGCGAGATCGAGGTTCTGGGCTATCGCGGCATGAAGGAGTTCGAGATCGGCTTCGACAATTTCGAAGTGCCGGCCGAAAACCTGCTCGGCGGAGAGGAGGGCAAGGGCTTCAAGCAGCTCATGGAGACCTTCGAGTCGGCCCGCATCCAGACCGCGGCGCGCGCGCTCGGCGTCGCGCAATGCGCGCTCGATCTCGGCCTGAAATACGCCAAGGAGCGCATTCAGTTCGGCAAGCCGCTGTTCGCCTTCCCGCGCGTCTTCAACAAGATCGTCGCCATGGCGGTCGAGATCCACGTCGCCCGCCAGATCACCTATTTCGCCGCCCGCGAGAAGGACGAAGGCAAGCGCTGCGACCTCGAAGCCGGCATGGCCAAGCTTCTGGGCGCCCGCGTCGCCTGGGCGGCGGCCGACAACGCCCTGCAGATTCACGGCGGCAACGGCTTCGCGCTCGAATATCCGGTCTCCCGCGTCCTCTGCGACGCCCGCATTCTCAATATTTTCGAGGGCGCGGCGGAAATCCAGGCGCAGGTCATCGCACGGCGCCTGCTGGAGGGCTAACGACGCCACGCCGCTTCACCCGGCGCGTCCAGAGCCCCTTCCCCGCAAGGGGGGAGGGAGAGGATTTCGCGTCTCGCCGAAGGCGAGGCGGAGAAGGGGGCCCTCGCGAGGCCCCCTTTTCTGTTTGAAAACCGACAGACTTCCGACTGATTTTTGCGCGGTCTGCTCAATGCTTTTGCAGTGCGTCAATATAGCGCGGACCGTTGTAATCATTGGGATAGTTTCAGAGGCCAAGATTGATTTTAGACTGGCGAAAGCTTTGAAGCGCAGTATATGTTGCAGCGCACAAACAGCGCGGCGGACATGCGCTAAAAAGCCCGTCCACGAACCGGAAAGCTTTTTCCGGCCCTATGTTGGACGGGCAAGGAGGTCACCATGATGGAATCGGTCAGACAGTATCTCCAGGACTGGTCGGACGCCTGTGAATACGCCAATGAATGTGCGCCCGACCTGTCCGTCCTCGGCAATGGCGAGCCGTTCACGGCGCTCTTCTTCATCGCCGCCGTGTGCTACCTCGTTTACGCCTTCAACGAGGCGCGCATCAGCCGACGCGTGCATGCGACGTCTTCCGTCGCCGGCGCCGCGAGCGAACTCATCGGCGTCGTCGAGCAGATGCAGCAGAGCCGCGCGAATCGCGAAAAGCTCGCGGCCTGACCGCGGGCCTTCCTGTCGGACGCGCGTCGATGCGACGCGCCCGGCCAAGCTTGCTCTCCCCTCGTCCAACGGCCAAATGCACAGGCGTCAGTTATCTTCACGAGGGACGGTATGAGCGCGATTGCAGTGCACAATGGGGCGTGGGTGCTCGTCGGCGACGGTCGGCGGGCGTTGTTCTTTCAAAATCACGGCGACGCTCAACTCCTCGACCTGCGCGTCCTCGAGACCCGGATCGACCAGAATCCCGCGACGCGCGACCAGGGGTCGGACGCGCCGGGCCGCGCCTTCGCATCGGCCGGTTCGCACGCCCGCAGCGCCATGGGCAATGTCGACTGGCACGAGCTCGAGGAAGAGCGCTTCGCCCGCGCCATGGCCGACCGCATCAACGCCGCGGCGGAAAGCGGCGAGCTGAAGGAAATCGTCATCGTCGCGCCGCCCAAGACGCTCGGCGAAATCCGCAAGGATCTCTCCGTGAAGGCGCAGGGCAAGGTCGCCGGCGAGCTCGACAAGGATCTGACCAAGCATCCCCTTCCCGAGATCGAGAAGGCGCTGGCGCTGAAGCCCGCGGGTTAAAACTTCCGCGACGTCATGGCCGCGCATGTCGCGGCCATCTGCGGGAAAGTCATTATTCTTTCCCGCGCGCCAGAAGGTCCGGCCGCCTCGCGCGGGTCAGCGCCAGCGCCTGCTCATGGCGCCATTTGGCGATTTTGGCGTGATCTCCCGACAGCAGGATTTCCGGGATGGGTCGCCCCTCGAAGTCGCGCGGGCGCGTGTAATGCGGATATTCGAGCAGGCCCGTCTCGAAGCTTTCCTCTTCCCCCGACAGCTCCTCGCCCATGACGCCCGGCAGCAGCCGCACGCAGGCGTCCATCAAGGCGAACGCCGCGACTTCGCCCCCCGAGAGGATGTAATCGCCGATCGAGACCTCCTCGAGCCGGCGCGCGGCGATGATGCGCTCGTCGACGCCCTCGAACCGCGCGCAGAGAATGACCGCGCCCGGCCCCTGCGCCAGATCGCGCACGCGCGCCTGGGTGAGGGGGCGGCCGCGCGGGCTCATGAGCAGGCGCGGGCGGGGGTCGTTTTCATCGGCCGCCGCGTCGATCGCCGCCGCCAGCACGTCGGCGCGCATCACCATGCCGGGGCCGCCGCCCGCCGGCGTATCGTCGACGGCGCGATGGCGGCCGATCCCGTGTTCGCGAATCTGGCGCGTCTCCAGCGCCCAGACGCCGCGCGCCAGCGCGTCGCCGGCGAGCGACAGGCCGAGCGGCCCCGGAAACATTTCGGGAAAAAGCGTAAGGATCGTCGCGCGCCACATGGGGCGCTTATGGCATGCGGCCGCTGCGCGCCGCTAGCCCTTACGGCTCCTGCGGTTCGCCTTCGACCTCGGCGGGCGGCTCAATGATGACGCGGCCTTCGGCGACGCTGACGATCGGCGCAATCGCCTTCGTGAAGGGGAAGAGCAGCGTCTCGCCGCCGGCCTTGGGCGCGACTTCGAGAATGTCGCCCGCGCCGAAATTGCGCACCGCGACAATCACGCCGAGTTCCTCGCCCGAGCGCGTCTCGGCGCGCAGGCCGACGAGATCGGCGAGATAGAATTCGTCCTCGTCCTCGGGGGCGGGCAGCTTTTCGCGCGCGATAAAGAGTTCGGCGCCGGTGAGCCGTTCGGCGCCCGCGCGGTCGCCGACGCCCTCGACTCGGGCGACCAGCATGTCCTTCCCCTGGGGGCGGACGGAGAGAAGGGTGAAGCTTCTCGCGCCGCTCTTGTCGCTGAGCGGGCCGTAATCGGCGATCGCCAGAGGGTCGGCCGTGAAACTCTGCAGTCGAATTTCGCCGCGCACGCCATGGGGCGCGCCGAAGCGGCCGAGGAGGACGAGGTTCTTTCCGGCTTTCATGGATTATGCAGCAGCTGAAACCATGGGGCCAAAAATCCCCTCCTCGCGGGGAGGCGCGCGCATAGCGCGCCGGGCGGGGACCGCGCGGAACGCGCGGCTGCAGAAGGCATTTTCTCGAGCGGGCTAAGCCCCACCCGACCCCGCTTCGCGGGGCCACCCTCCCCGCAAGGGGGAGGGATGGAGTCCCGCGAGCGGCGGCTCCGAAATGGAGGTGGAAACCTTACTCCGCCGCGTCGGCAGCGGCGCCGGCGGCTTCGGCCGCGGCGGCGGCGCGTTCCTGGGCCTTCTTCTTCGGCTTGGCCTTCTCGGGGTTGTTGCGGGCCTCGCGCTTCAGCAGGCCGGCGGCGTCGAGCAGGCGGGCGACGCGGTCGGTCGGCTGGGCGCCCTTGACGAGCCATTCCTTGGCCTTGTCCGCGTCGAGCACGACACGGTCGGCGGCGTCCTTGGCCTTCAGCGGGTCGAAGGTGCCGAGCTTCTCGATGTAGCGGCCGTCGCGGGGCGAGCGCGAGTCGGCGACGACGACGCGATAGAAGGGGCGCTTCTTGGCGCCGCCGCGGGCGAGACGGATCTTGAGAGACATGTCAGTTTCCTTGTGAGTTTATCGGTTACTTTTTCTTTCCGAACGGGTTGAGCCCGCTCAGCAGTCCGCCGCCGAGCCCGGGCAGGCTCGGCTTCTGCGCAAGGAGATCGGCCGGGGGAGCGGCCGGAAGGCCGGGAGCGCCGGCAGGCGGCCCCCCGAGCTTCTCCTGCATCTTCTGCAATTCTTCCTGTGACGGCATCGCCATGCCGCCGGGGCCGAGCCCCATCATCTGGGCGGCCTTGCCCATGAGCCCGCCGCGCTTGCCGGCGCCGAAGGACTTCATGAGATCGGCCATCTGGCGATGCTGCTTGAGAAGCTTGTTGATCTCCTCGACCTTCGCGCCGGCGCCCGCGGCGATGCGCTTCTTGCGCGAGGCCTTGAGAAGGTCGGGGTTGCGCCGCTCCTGCGGCGTCATGGAGAGGATGATCGCCCGCTGGCGCTTGATCAGGCTTTCGTCGAGATTGGCCTTGGCAATCTGGTCCTTCATCTTTGCGACGCCGGGCAGCAGCCCCATGATGCCGCCGAAGCCGCCGAGCTTCTCGACCTGCGCGAGCTGGTCGCAAAGGTCCTGAAGGTCGAATTTGCCCTTGGCGATGCGCGCCGCGGCCTTGCGGGCCTCCTCGGCGTCGATCGCGGCCGCCGCCTTTTCGACGAGGGCGACGATGTCGCCCATGCCGAGAATGCGGTTGGCGATGCGCTGCGGCGAGAATTCGTCGAGCGCGTCCATCTTCTCGCCGGCGCCGATGAGCTTGATCGGCTTGCCGGTGACGTGGCGCATGGAGAGCGCCGCGCCGCCG
Proteins encoded in this window:
- a CDS encoding acyl-CoA dehydrogenase family protein — translated: MTAAVALKIEPATWLADAKEAQGAVEALYNEGLASVRARVSRDGKISNDLFEADQHAAHGLAWLATYVQGLKELIHYAERLQAEGAYGETEELLNQIGFAELLAQVYGGIPMSQGEFVRLSDFGLSAQQIAAKRPASVDRLILSGNTPANRARLAELIDHHAAAETIGASGLDETLEAIRSEMRKFAADHVVPYAQEWHARNAYIPLDVISGLAELGVFGLTIPEEYGGSGMGKIAMCVVSEELSRAYIGVGSLGTRSEIAGELILVGGTEAQKNKYLPKIASGEILPTAVFTEPNNGSDLAGLRTRAVREGDVYKVTGNKTWITHPVRADVMTLLTRTNPNEKGYKGLSMFIAEKPRGTDENPFPAKGMTGGEIEVLGYRGMKEFEIGFDNFEVPAENLLGGEEGKGFKQLMETFESARIQTAARALGVAQCALDLGLKYAKERIQFGKPLFAFPRVFNKIVAMAVEIHVARQITYFAAREKDEGKRCDLEAGMAKLLGARVAWAAADNALQIHGGNGFALEYPVSRVLCDARILNIFEGAAEIQAQVIARRLLEG
- a CDS encoding host attachment family protein; the encoded protein is MSAIAVHNGAWVLVGDGRRALFFQNHGDAQLLDLRVLETRIDQNPATRDQGSDAPGRAFASAGSHARSAMGNVDWHELEEERFARAMADRINAAAESGELKEIVIVAPPKTLGEIRKDLSVKAQGKVAGELDKDLTKHPLPEIEKALALKPAG
- the trmD gene encoding tRNA (guanosine(37)-N1)-methyltransferase TrmD: MWRATILTLFPEMFPGPLGLSLAGDALARGVWALETRQIREHGIGRHRAVDDTPAGGGPGMVMRADVLAAAIDAAADENDPRPRLLMSPRGRPLTQARVRDLAQGPGAVILCARFEGVDERIIAARRLEEVSIGDYILSGGEVAAFALMDACVRLLPGVMGEELSGEEESFETGLLEYPHYTRPRDFEGRPIPEILLSGDHAKIAKWRHEQALALTRARRPDLLARGKE
- the rimM gene encoding ribosome maturation factor RimM (Essential for efficient processing of 16S rRNA); protein product: MKAGKNLVLLGRFGAPHGVRGEIRLQSFTADPLAIADYGPLSDKSGARSFTLLSVRPQGKDMLVARVEGVGDRAGAERLTGAELFIAREKLPAPEDEDEFYLADLVGLRAETRSGEELGVIVAVRNFGAGDILEVAPKAGGETLLFPFTKAIAPIVSVAEGRVIIEPPAEVEGEPQEP
- the rpsP gene encoding 30S ribosomal protein S16, which gives rise to MSLKIRLARGGAKKRPFYRVVVADSRSPRDGRYIEKLGTFDPLKAKDAADRVVLDADKAKEWLVKGAQPTDRVARLLDAAGLLKREARNNPEKAKPKKKAQERAAAAAEAAGAAADAAE
- the ffh gene encoding signal recognition particle protein; this translates as MFESLSDKLSAVFDRLTRRGSLTEADVNEALKEIRRALLEADVALDVVRSFADKVRDRAVGAGVVKSVSPGQMVVKIVNDVLIETLGETTEAIDLAAKPPVAIMMVGLQGAGKTTTTAKIAKRLKERHGKGVLMASLDVKRPAAQEQLAVLGRQVEVDTLPIVAGQTPIQIARRAMEAARLEGYDVVLLDTAGRTHIDEPLMQEMADIKSYASPHEILLVADALTGQDAVNLAKSFDERVGITGIVLTRMDGDGRGGAALSMRHVTGKPIKLIGAGEKMDALDEFSPQRIANRILGMGDIVALVEKAAAAIDAEEARKAAARIAKGKFDLQDLCDQLAQVEKLGGFGGIMGLLPGVAKMKDQIAKANLDESLIKRQRAIILSMTPQERRNPDLLKASRKKRIAAGAGAKVEEINKLLKQHRQMADLMKSFGAGKRGGLMGKAAQMMGLGPGGMAMPSQEELQKMQEKLGGPPAGAPGLPAAPPADLLAQKPSLPGLGGGLLSGLNPFGKKK